One stretch of Arachis duranensis cultivar V14167 chromosome 1, aradu.V14167.gnm2.J7QH, whole genome shotgun sequence DNA includes these proteins:
- the LOC107475110 gene encoding senescence associated gene 20-like, whose translation MRRERISGALPAAEQEDRNRKIVKSLYKALRGGGDTAKVEKIVGKEVEWWYHGPPHWHHMMKALTGKSTGDCFEFRPRRVKAIGDERVIVEGWEGVGEYWVHVWGLKQGIISQLREYFNTLLTVVVVVRVDEDGGGCKRQEEVRLWRTTSWVRARGSLPDLVLAI comes from the coding sequence ATGAGGCGAGAGAGAATCTCCGGCGCACTACCGGCGGCAGAACAAGAAGACCGCAACCGGAAGATAGTGAAATCACTGTACAAGGCGTTGCGTGGAGGCGGCGACACGGCGAAGGTAGAGAAGATAGTGGGAAAAGAGGTTGAATGGTGGTACCATGGGCCTCCACATTGGCATCACATGATGAAGGCGTTGACTGGGAAGTCAACGGGAGATTGTTTCGAGTTTAGGCCAAGGAGAGTGAAGGCCATTGGTGATGAGCGTGTGATTGTTGAAGGATGGGAAGGGGTGGGAGAGTATTGGGTGCATGTGTGGGGACTCAAGCAGGGGATAATTTCCCAGCTGCGTGAGTACTTCAACACCTTGCTCACTGTAGTGGTGGTGGTTCGTGTCGATGAGGATGGTGGCGGTTGTAAGCGCCAGGAAGAAGTTAGGTTATGGCGGACCACGTCTTGGGTTAGGGCTCGTGGATCTTTACCTGATCTTGTCCTCGCCATATAA